One part of the Ursus arctos isolate Adak ecotype North America unplaced genomic scaffold, UrsArc2.0 scaffold_20, whole genome shotgun sequence genome encodes these proteins:
- the ACKR4 gene encoding atypical chemokine receptor 4, giving the protein MALEHNQSTDYYYEENEVNGTHDYSQYEVICIKEEVRKFAKVFLPAFFTIAFIIGIAGNSTVVAIYAYYKKQRTKTDVYILNLAVADLLLLFTLPFWAVNAVHGWVLGKIMCKVTSALYTVNFVSGMQFLACISIDRYWAVTKAPSQSGVGKSCWLICCCVWMAAILLSIPQLVFYTVNHKARCIPIFPYHLGTSVKASIQMLEICIGFVIPFLIMGVCYFVTARTLIRMPNIKKSRPLKVLFTVVIVFIVTQLPYNIVRFCQVIDIIYSLITDCDMSKRMDVAIQITESIALFHSCLNPILYVFMGASFKNYIMKVAKKYGSWRRQRQNVEEIPFDSEDPTEPTSTFSI; this is encoded by the coding sequence ATGGCTTTGGAACACAACCAGTCAACAGATTACTACtatgaggaaaatgaagtgaATGGCACTCATGACTACAGTCAGTATGAAGTGATCTGTATAAAAGAGGAAGTCAGAAAATTTGCAAAAGTTTTCTTGCCTGCCTTCTTCACAATAGCTTTCATCATTGGAATTGCAGGCAATTCCACAGTAGTGGCAATTTATGCCTATTACAAGAAGCAGAGAACCAAAACAGATGTGTACATCCTGAATTTGGCAGTGGCAGATTTACTCCTTCTATTCACTCTGCCTTTTTGGGCAGTTAATGCAGTTCATGGATGGGTTTTAGGGAAAATCATGTGCAAAGTCACTTCAGCCTTGTACACAGTCAACTTCGTCTCTGGAATGCAGTTCCTGGCTTGTATCAGCATAGACAGATACTGGGCAGTAACTAAAGCTCCAAGTCAATCAGGAGTGGGGAAATCATGCTGGCTTATCTGTTGCTGTGTCTGGATGGCTGCCATCTTGCTGAGTATACCTCAGCTGGTTTTTTATACAGTAAATCACAAGGCTAGGTGCATTCCCATCTTTCCATATCACCTAGGAACATCAGTGAAAGCATCAATTCAAATGCTGGAAATCTGCATCGGATTTGTAATACCCTTTCTTATTATGGGAGTGTGCTACTTTGTCACAGCAAGGACACTCATCAGGATgcccaatattaaaaaatctcGACCCCTCAAAGTTCTGTTCACCGTGGTTATAGTTTTCATTGTCACGCAGCTGCCTTATAACATTGTCAGGTTCTGCCAAGTCATAGACATCATCTACTCCCTGATCACCGACTGCGACATGAGCAAACGCATGGATGTTGCCATCCAAATCACAGAGAGCATTGCATTGTTTCACAGCTGCCTCAACCCAATCCTGTATGTTTTCATGGGCGCCTCTTTTAAAAACTACATcatgaaagttgctaagaaataCGGGTCCTGGAGAAGACAAAGACAAAACGTGGAAGAGATTCCTTTCGATTCAGAAGATCCTACAGAGCCAACCAGTACTTTTagcatttaa